In Leptospira brenneri, the following are encoded in one genomic region:
- a CDS encoding aspartate ammonia-lyase — protein sequence MNQTTRKEHDLLGERDLPADVYWGIHTLRALENYPITGKTIGTYPDLVRALAYIKRASAKANLQLQLLSKEKTKMITDACDRILAGEFHSEFVVDVIQGGAGTSTNMNANEVITNIALELSGHLKGDYIHLHPLNDVNMSQSTNDVYPSSLKVAAVFAIKGLLSAMEDLQISFRKKSEEFKDILKIGRTQLQDAVPMTLGQEFSTYDVMLGEDISRLKEATSLIGEINLGATAIGTGINTDIRYSQIVTDILANDTGLSLIAAPNLIEATQDTGAFVQLSGVLKRIATKLSKVCNDLRLLSSGPQGGFNEINLPAKAAGSSIMPGKVNPIIPEVVNQIAYEVIGNDMTITMASEAGQLQLNAFEPIIAHSLFKSIEHLTAGCKTLQTNCIEGITANRELLESRVKTSAGLATALNPYIGYENATLVAKKALHENRSVESIVLELGLLEEKKLKEILSPEILTSPHTL from the coding sequence ATGAACCAAACAACTCGCAAAGAACACGACCTTTTAGGAGAAAGAGACCTACCCGCAGATGTCTATTGGGGGATCCATACTCTCCGAGCTTTGGAAAACTACCCCATTACAGGAAAAACCATTGGAACTTATCCTGACCTAGTGCGGGCACTTGCCTATATCAAAAGAGCTTCCGCCAAAGCCAATTTACAACTGCAGTTATTGTCCAAAGAAAAAACAAAAATGATCACCGATGCTTGCGATCGGATCCTTGCCGGAGAATTCCATTCCGAGTTCGTTGTAGATGTGATTCAAGGCGGGGCCGGAACCTCTACTAATATGAATGCCAATGAGGTAATCACAAATATCGCTTTAGAGTTGTCCGGGCATTTGAAAGGCGACTATATCCACCTACATCCGTTAAATGATGTAAATATGTCTCAAAGTACAAATGATGTGTATCCCTCTTCTCTCAAAGTAGCTGCTGTATTTGCCATCAAAGGGTTACTTTCTGCGATGGAAGACTTACAGATCTCCTTTCGTAAAAAATCAGAAGAGTTTAAAGACATATTGAAAATTGGAAGAACCCAATTACAAGATGCAGTCCCAATGACCTTAGGCCAAGAATTTTCGACCTATGATGTTATGTTAGGTGAAGACATCAGCCGACTCAAAGAAGCCACTTCACTCATTGGAGAAATCAATTTAGGTGCCACTGCCATTGGAACAGGAATCAATACCGACATTCGGTATTCACAAATTGTAACGGATATTTTAGCAAACGATACAGGTCTTAGTCTTATCGCTGCACCAAACTTAATCGAGGCAACACAAGACACAGGTGCCTTTGTTCAGTTATCGGGAGTTCTCAAAAGAATTGCGACCAAACTCTCAAAGGTTTGTAATGACTTACGCCTTCTTTCAAGCGGACCCCAAGGTGGATTCAATGAAATCAATCTTCCTGCCAAAGCAGCTGGTTCGTCCATTATGCCAGGGAAAGTGAATCCCATCATTCCGGAAGTAGTCAACCAAATCGCGTACGAAGTAATCGGAAATGATATGACCATCACGATGGCCTCTGAAGCAGGGCAACTCCAATTAAATGCCTTTGAACCCATCATTGCCCATAGTCTTTTTAAAAGTATTGAACACCTAACGGCCGGATGCAAAACTCTACAAACCAATTGTATTGAAGGAATTACAGCCAATAGAGAACTCTTGGAATCTCGGGTCAAAACATCGGCGGGTCTTGCTACGGCTCTAAATCCTTATATCGGGTATGAAAATGCGACCCTTGTTGCCAAAAAGGCTCTCCATGAGAATAGGTCCGTTGAATCCATCGTATTGGAATTAGGTTTGTTAGAAGAAAAAAAGCTAAAGGAGATTCTGAGTCCAGAAATTCTCACTTCGCCTCATACACTTTAA
- a CDS encoding RNA polymerase sigma factor, whose translation MPEFDFESVVKETKYLVLKTVGDTLIDRFDDATEDVVQEVYFRAFKSLEKGGFDGRSKISTWIYTIARNESLRMNEKRLREEEKAKRYLVKNKVQLSGVREESSWEKEEWVESMLGRIPEVYRETLRLYLAGKTMDEIAKELEIRQGTVKSRLFRTKEWIRKHIPGGRNEFQES comes from the coding sequence ATGCCTGAGTTTGACTTCGAATCAGTAGTCAAAGAAACCAAGTATTTGGTTTTGAAAACGGTCGGTGATACCCTCATCGACCGTTTCGATGATGCAACGGAAGATGTGGTTCAGGAAGTTTACTTTCGAGCCTTTAAGTCTTTGGAAAAGGGTGGATTTGATGGAAGGTCAAAGATATCCACTTGGATTTATACCATTGCTCGAAACGAATCGCTTCGAATGAATGAAAAACGATTACGAGAAGAAGAGAAAGCAAAACGGTATTTAGTAAAAAACAAAGTGCAACTTTCGGGTGTTAGGGAAGAGTCTTCCTGGGAAAAGGAAGAATGGGTTGAGTCCATGCTTGGAAGAATCCCAGAGGTCTACCGTGAGACTCTTCGTTTGTATTTGGCTGGAAAAACGATGGATGAAATTGCAAAAGAGTTAGAGATTAGGCAAGGAACAGTGAAATCTCGTTTGTTCCGGACAAAAGAGTGGATCCGTAAACATATACCAGGAGGAAGAAATGAATTCCAAGAATCCTAA
- a CDS encoding cbb3-type cytochrome oxidase assembly protein, translated as MEALYLTIPMAMCIAAFFLYVFITAFKKGQFEDIESPKYRMFFEEEYPENNQTKSNSTDGPTSKS; from the coding sequence ATGGAAGCCCTCTACTTAACAATACCAATGGCGATGTGTATCGCCGCCTTCTTTTTATATGTCTTTATCACTGCCTTTAAAAAAGGTCAGTTTGAAGACATTGAATCTCCAAAATATAGAATGTTCTTCGAAGAAGAATATCCTGAAAACAACCAAACCAAATCAAATTCAACAGATGGACCAACTAGCAAATCTTAG
- a CDS encoding lytic transglycosylase domain-containing protein, with translation MRLSDIPSVSSVLNRMESLSKLSENPKSLVSFPDVLEREWNRSRSQENLPANTSNLKTDEISLPFPEFVQKQNLQPNQTQKPADILDTIESIAKSQGMDPNLVKAMVKAESGFKTKAVSPKGAMGLMQLMPETAESLGVADPFNPEENIEGGVKFLKGLMKEFKDPEKAIAAYNAGPGAVKRYKGIPPYEETQKYVNKVKRFYKDFSS, from the coding sequence GTGAGACTTTCTGATATCCCCTCTGTATCCTCGGTTTTGAATCGAATGGAATCCTTATCCAAACTTTCAGAAAATCCCAAGTCTCTTGTATCTTTTCCTGATGTTTTGGAAAGAGAATGGAACCGGTCTAGGTCCCAAGAGAACCTTCCCGCAAATACTTCAAATCTAAAAACAGACGAAATCAGCCTACCCTTCCCCGAATTTGTGCAAAAACAGAACTTACAACCAAACCAAACGCAGAAACCGGCAGATATTTTGGATACAATTGAATCCATTGCCAAATCACAAGGGATGGATCCTAACTTAGTTAAGGCGATGGTCAAAGCAGAATCAGGTTTTAAAACTAAGGCAGTCTCTCCCAAAGGTGCTATGGGCCTTATGCAACTAATGCCAGAAACCGCAGAATCCTTAGGTGTGGCCGACCCTTTTAATCCCGAAGAGAACATTGAAGGTGGGGTGAAGTTTTTAAAAGGCCTGATGAAAGAATTCAAAGACCCGGAAAAAGCCATTGCTGCGTACAATGCAGGGCCTGGAGCTGTAAAACGTTACAAAGGCATTCCTCCTTACGAAGAAACACAAAAATACGTAAACAAAGTCAAAAGGTTTTATAAAGACTTTAGTTCGTAA
- a CDS encoding FixH family protein, with the protein MMFKELHPSLRSAMYVVVFSFTALVAATFYTIRLTYKSFEPVMDKNYYEIGLNYEKAIENQKELLKQGYHIKSNWDSMNILPLGKSEITVQLEKEGTIAKANSMIVFLERNATTKNTARYELKPTGNGFSGDITLLEKGTWNLRLISEINGKSFEREGKISVQ; encoded by the coding sequence ATGATGTTTAAAGAATTACACCCAAGTTTACGCTCTGCCATGTATGTGGTAGTGTTCAGTTTTACTGCTCTTGTAGCTGCGACCTTTTACACAATCCGTCTCACTTACAAAAGTTTTGAACCAGTGATGGACAAGAACTACTACGAAATTGGTTTGAATTATGAGAAAGCCATTGAAAATCAAAAAGAACTTTTGAAACAAGGTTACCACATCAAATCGAATTGGGACAGTATGAACATTCTTCCCTTAGGAAAGTCGGAAATCACAGTCCAACTGGAAAAAGAAGGAACGATAGCCAAAGCCAACTCAATGATTGTGTTTTTAGAAAGAAATGCGACAACAAAGAATACAGCTCGTTATGAATTAAAGCCGACAGGAAATGGGTTTAGTGGAGACATCACTCTTTTAGAAAAAGGAACTTGGAACTTACGACTTATCTCAGAGATTAACGGAAAATCTTTTGAAAGAGAAGGAAAGATCTCTGTTCAATGA
- the ccoG gene encoding cytochrome c oxidase accessory protein CcoG: MIISRPQTGKVRTRRNFVMSFLVGLFLIAPWVVLPEGSPLIRLDIPRRVFHLFGGLFIPQEGLILWFFLLTMGLSLFFFTSVIGRVWCGWGCPQTIYTDLFDRIGRFVLDSKYGKKDASIVGKYTVYFLWIVVSFIASFHWIAYFVSPYEMVADYLSLAAFSQSYFYFTLFFTGAMFLDIGFIREQFCRYACPYARFQTLLMDEHSWNVTYDFKRGEPRRDGKTKIGDCIACNMCVVVCPTGIDIRDGLQVGCVACGKCVDACTSIMARENKKTLIGYFSLKQIETGAKIKWIRPRTVIYAILLTVVITGATIQLITRSPMSMIAASNKSMPPILIPDNKIRAFVALRIQNIAPIEKEFQLSAFDTRHGKEILVRSGEENNQFKLGSGEIKSISVVLETQTLSEQELNEGYLPGSIVLNNASDPDERLEKKLSLTLPRR, from the coding sequence ATGATCATTTCAAGACCACAAACAGGGAAGGTAAGAACACGAAGAAACTTTGTTATGAGTTTTCTCGTAGGTTTATTTTTAATCGCCCCATGGGTGGTGTTACCAGAAGGTAGCCCTCTCATTCGATTAGATATCCCACGCAGGGTATTTCACTTGTTTGGTGGTCTTTTTATCCCACAAGAAGGACTGATCTTATGGTTTTTCCTTCTAACAATGGGACTCTCACTTTTCTTTTTCACCTCCGTCATTGGCCGTGTTTGGTGCGGATGGGGGTGTCCTCAAACAATCTACACCGATCTTTTCGATAGAATTGGTCGGTTTGTTTTGGATTCAAAATACGGAAAAAAAGATGCCTCTATTGTAGGTAAATATACCGTTTATTTTCTCTGGATCGTTGTATCATTTATCGCTTCTTTTCATTGGATTGCTTATTTCGTAAGTCCTTACGAAATGGTAGCTGATTATCTAAGTCTGGCTGCATTTTCTCAAAGTTATTTTTATTTTACATTATTTTTTACAGGGGCGATGTTCCTTGATATCGGATTCATCAGAGAACAATTCTGTCGTTATGCTTGCCCTTATGCAAGATTCCAAACCCTCCTTATGGACGAACATTCTTGGAATGTGACTTATGATTTCAAACGAGGAGAACCTCGCAGGGATGGAAAAACAAAGATCGGAGATTGTATCGCCTGCAATATGTGTGTGGTGGTCTGCCCTACCGGAATTGATATCCGAGATGGTTTGCAAGTCGGTTGTGTGGCTTGCGGGAAATGTGTGGATGCTTGCACATCCATCATGGCAAGAGAAAACAAAAAAACATTAATCGGATACTTCTCACTCAAACAAATTGAAACTGGCGCCAAAATCAAATGGATTCGTCCAAGAACTGTCATCTATGCAATTCTTTTAACAGTAGTGATCACTGGAGCCACAATCCAACTTATCACAAGAAGTCCGATGTCTATGATTGCGGCCTCCAATAAATCTATGCCACCAATCTTGATTCCAGATAATAAAATTAGGGCTTTCGTAGCTTTACGCATTCAAAACATTGCACCGATTGAAAAAGAATTCCAACTTTCTGCTTTTGATACAAGACATGGAAAAGAAATTCTAGTTCGTTCTGGTGAAGAAAATAACCAATTTAAATTAGGATCAGGCGAAATTAAAAGTATTTCAGTAGTTTTAGAAACACAAACTCTCTCAGAACAAGAATTGAATGAAGGATATCTACCTGGATCAATTGTATTAAACAATGCAAGTGATCCAGATGAACGGTTGGAGAAAAAACTCTCCTTAACATTACCAAGGAGGTAA
- a CDS encoding Spy/CpxP family protein refolding chaperone has product MISLKQVLKITTTVGLVSVMAFAFGNCRGHKDFEKRIEWVASKLTSKLDLDDAQKAKLETIKAELIAKHKESKPKHESWAKEMATQIRAEKIDTKLLDKMSVERETRHQEMRKFFQSKLVEFHAVLKPEQREKFADLVERFASRHQPPEE; this is encoded by the coding sequence ATGATCTCTCTCAAACAAGTTTTAAAAATTACAACAACCGTCGGTCTCGTATCGGTGATGGCATTTGCTTTTGGAAATTGCCGAGGACATAAAGATTTCGAAAAACGCATTGAATGGGTGGCTTCAAAACTCACATCCAAACTTGATCTAGATGATGCCCAAAAAGCTAAATTGGAAACCATCAAAGCAGAACTCATTGCCAAACACAAGGAATCCAAACCGAAACACGAATCCTGGGCCAAAGAAATGGCGACTCAAATTCGTGCAGAAAAAATCGATACTAAGTTATTGGATAAAATGAGTGTGGAAAGAGAAACACGTCACCAAGAGATGCGTAAGTTTTTCCAATCCAAACTTGTAGAATTCCATGCGGTGTTAAAACCAGAACAAAGGGAAAAATTTGCTGATCTAGTGGAACGTTTCGCAAGTCGCCACCAACCACCGGAAGAGTAA
- a CDS encoding heavy metal translocating P-type ATPase, whose translation MNKTISEITKTECDHCGNPIRLVRIEAKVGNDTKTFCCEGCETVYSIINSLGGSYYYNLKGNTKLDPVRIEDSDADIENELVYEKFVRKSGDHEEVSVQITNIHCSACVWINEKVLNEEDGIISAQINFASGRARIKFDRSKIKISKILSLIRTIGYKPVLFSPTEGTLEKTKQLKTLLLRIGVAGFCFGNIMILSVALYSGYFSGIDLDIKRLFHYASWVFATPAYLYSGYPFMSGFLTSIRRKTLSMDFLLFLGISMAYFYSVYVTLTDIGEVYFDSVAMIYFFILIGKYFEEKARVFASDKLESILCKLPETSVRVKDSGEDTIPSSDIKIGDTIRVAPGKRIPVDAVLISEQTYVDESFLTGESLPIRKKKGDSILAGSLAMDNPALILAGSDYHASTLSSLKLRLEEALHLKPKLQILTERIASYFISVVFGLAFLCFFVWYYVSGGNLEQSLVTTISVLIVACPCALGISVPTALVTNHILNADKGVLLKNPSVVESLSKANTIFLDKTGTLTEGKFLVRQVSVADDHLPLVYRIEKEVNHPLAKSLVKYLEPFSSVKERANQIQLLNLENVPGRGVKAELEIDSNQLSVLIGNKSLLEAENVSLGSFPEGEGSLILLAVGGTYLGSFLLADEIRPGARSFVSLLKHFVPNISILSGDRYPAVKYIADSLGIEKYSSDLSPEDKRSLISSAQSKGNVVIMVGDGINDSLSLAQANVSISHTEAEDLSLEKSDVVLTSGNLNGLVHSLLSAKKTREVILQNIIISFCYNSIMLPLAMFGLMLPVICAVFMACSSLTVLLNSLSIRFRIPKWKPST comes from the coding sequence ATGAACAAAACCATTTCAGAAATCACAAAAACTGAATGTGACCATTGTGGAAATCCGATCCGATTGGTTCGGATTGAAGCAAAGGTCGGCAACGACACAAAAACATTCTGTTGTGAGGGTTGTGAAACTGTTTATTCCATCATCAATTCACTCGGCGGAAGTTATTATTATAACTTAAAAGGAAATACAAAACTTGACCCGGTTCGCATCGAAGACTCAGACGCGGACATTGAAAACGAACTAGTTTATGAAAAATTTGTCCGTAAATCGGGAGACCACGAAGAAGTTTCTGTACAAATTACAAATATCCATTGTTCCGCTTGTGTTTGGATCAATGAAAAAGTTTTAAACGAAGAAGACGGAATCATCTCCGCACAAATCAATTTTGCATCGGGCCGTGCTCGAATAAAATTCGATCGTTCCAAAATCAAAATCTCAAAGATATTATCTCTCATTCGTACCATTGGTTATAAACCGGTACTTTTTTCTCCCACAGAAGGCACTCTTGAAAAAACAAAACAACTGAAGACCCTACTCCTTCGTATCGGTGTAGCAGGTTTTTGTTTTGGAAATATTATGATCTTAAGTGTGGCTTTGTATTCTGGATATTTTTCTGGAATTGATTTGGATATCAAACGCCTTTTTCACTATGCTTCTTGGGTATTCGCTACTCCCGCTTATTTATACTCAGGGTATCCTTTTATGTCTGGGTTCTTAACGAGCATTAGGCGAAAGACACTATCCATGGATTTTCTATTATTTTTAGGAATTTCAATGGCTTATTTTTACTCTGTCTATGTAACACTCACAGACATAGGTGAAGTGTATTTTGATTCTGTAGCGATGATTTACTTCTTTATTTTGATTGGGAAGTACTTCGAAGAAAAAGCCAGAGTTTTTGCTTCTGATAAACTAGAGTCGATCCTTTGTAAACTTCCAGAGACTTCTGTTCGTGTGAAAGATTCAGGTGAAGATACAATCCCAAGTTCTGATATCAAAATTGGTGACACCATCCGTGTGGCACCAGGAAAACGAATCCCAGTCGATGCAGTTCTCATTTCCGAACAAACCTATGTGGATGAATCCTTCCTTACGGGGGAATCCTTACCCATCCGCAAGAAAAAAGGAGACTCCATCCTTGCTGGTTCTTTGGCTATGGACAATCCAGCACTCATCCTTGCAGGGTCTGATTACCATGCATCGACATTATCTTCTCTGAAACTTAGATTAGAAGAAGCCTTACACCTCAAACCAAAATTACAGATCTTAACGGAACGGATTGCTTCTTATTTTATCTCTGTTGTCTTTGGACTTGCCTTTCTTTGTTTTTTTGTCTGGTATTATGTTTCCGGTGGGAACCTGGAACAAAGTCTTGTAACTACCATATCAGTACTCATCGTGGCTTGCCCTTGTGCGCTCGGGATTTCTGTTCCCACAGCTCTAGTTACCAACCATATTCTCAATGCAGATAAGGGTGTTCTCCTAAAAAATCCTTCTGTTGTGGAATCTTTATCAAAAGCAAACACAATCTTTTTAGACAAAACAGGAACACTTACAGAGGGAAAATTTCTGGTACGACAAGTTTCGGTGGCGGATGACCACCTACCACTTGTTTACCGAATTGAAAAAGAAGTCAACCACCCCTTGGCGAAGTCTCTCGTTAAATATTTAGAACCGTTTAGTTCCGTCAAAGAAAGAGCAAATCAGATCCAATTGTTAAACTTGGAGAATGTACCTGGGCGTGGCGTTAAGGCAGAATTAGAAATTGATTCGAATCAACTTTCAGTTCTGATAGGAAACAAATCATTATTAGAAGCCGAGAATGTTTCTTTGGGAAGTTTTCCTGAAGGGGAAGGCTCTTTAATACTACTAGCTGTCGGTGGAACTTATTTAGGAAGTTTTTTACTCGCAGATGAAATACGACCCGGTGCCAGATCGTTTGTTTCCCTACTCAAACACTTTGTTCCTAATATTTCCATTCTTTCTGGAGATCGTTATCCCGCAGTGAAGTACATTGCAGATTCTCTTGGAATCGAAAAATACTCTTCCGATCTTTCACCAGAAGACAAACGAAGCCTAATAAGTTCAGCGCAAAGTAAAGGCAACGTTGTCATTATGGTAGGAGATGGAATCAACGATAGTTTGTCACTCGCGCAGGCAAATGTTTCGATTTCTCATACAGAAGCAGAAGACCTTTCTTTAGAGAAATCAGATGTAGTTTTAACCTCCGGAAATTTGAATGGACTCGTCCATTCTTTACTCTCTGCAAAAAAAACCAGAGAGGTGATATTACAAAACATCATCATTTCCTTCTGTTACAATTCCATCATGTTGCCACTTGCCATGTTTGGACTGATGTTACCTGTGATTTGTGCCGTGTTTATGGCATGTTCCAGCTTGACAGTCCTTCTCAATTCTCTTTCCATTAGATTTAGGATCCCCAAATGGAAGCCCTCTACTTAA
- a CDS encoding response regulator, with product MKQLSMVYLVEDDMITTFLIKTLMEKFSFADEIQGFQNGADAWNALMDGTADPEMLFLDLNMPIMNGWEFLGMISKHPKYSKLPIYILTSSIDPTDKARSAEFKNVKGYLVKPLSLRDLQSINPSLG from the coding sequence ATGAAACAATTAAGTATGGTCTACCTAGTTGAAGATGACATGATCACAACATTTCTCATCAAAACTTTGATGGAGAAATTTTCTTTTGCGGATGAAATCCAAGGTTTCCAAAACGGGGCAGATGCTTGGAATGCGCTTATGGATGGAACAGCCGATCCAGAGATGTTGTTTCTAGATCTCAATATGCCCATTATGAACGGTTGGGAATTTTTAGGTATGATTAGCAAACATCCAAAATATTCCAAACTTCCCATTTATATCCTTACCTCTTCGATCGATCCAACAGACAAGGCCCGTTCCGCAGAATTTAAAAATGTAAAAGGTTACCTAGTCAAACCTCTATCCTTAAGAGATTTACAATCCATCAACCCAAGTTTGGGCTAA
- a CDS encoding sulfite exporter TauE/SafE family protein, with translation MDQLANLSFFGSILFYGFISSFHCLVMCGPFVSLLQTEAGKHIPIYLYHLGRLISYTFLGMILGFLGKGANALGELNAVQGVAGVFTFLFLIVFAIRTYSTKSTSSFGSLPQGIRKFLEKIRSRFSKNGLGFGIGMVSALLPCGVLYPAYAASFATGTLLNGGLVMFFFYLGTVPALTGLGMIIGKWRHHIQPKWIPAFGTIVILTSLGFLLYRLFFHSHGESCDHLL, from the coding sequence ATGGACCAACTAGCAAATCTTAGTTTTTTTGGGTCTATTCTTTTTTATGGTTTTATCAGTAGTTTTCATTGCCTTGTTATGTGTGGTCCTTTTGTTTCTCTTTTACAGACAGAGGCAGGAAAACACATCCCCATTTATCTTTACCACTTAGGAAGGTTGATCTCTTATACCTTTCTCGGTATGATACTTGGTTTTCTTGGCAAAGGAGCCAACGCCCTGGGAGAATTAAATGCTGTGCAAGGAGTGGCTGGGGTATTCACTTTTTTATTCTTAATCGTATTTGCCATTCGAACTTATTCTACCAAATCAACATCCTCATTTGGCTCCTTACCACAAGGGATTCGAAAATTCTTAGAGAAGATACGTTCTCGGTTTAGTAAAAACGGTCTTGGGTTTGGAATTGGAATGGTGAGTGCCCTACTCCCTTGCGGCGTTTTGTATCCGGCCTACGCAGCATCCTTTGCCACAGGTACACTTCTCAATGGAGGTCTTGTGATGTTTTTCTTTTATTTGGGAACTGTTCCAGCTCTGACTGGGCTTGGGATGATCATTGGGAAGTGGAGGCACCATATCCAACCGAAATGGATCCCTGCCTTTGGAACCATAGTGATTTTGACTTCTCTTGGATTTTTACTCTACCGGTTATTCTTTCATTCGCATGGAGAGTCCTGCGACCATTTGTTATAA
- a CDS encoding TIGR04452 family lipoprotein: protein MLKKLLFVALAFSLTNCLVLNPVGATLDREKGSEAASRITDAAIKTDLVNSVVLVGRPIVSLYSLVAADIAKIESDKYYIKSDVDQCVTDIQGFKGFLLGSLVTNIISCQDLKTDGYITGDPFPTF, encoded by the coding sequence ATGTTAAAAAAATTACTTTTTGTTGCTTTAGCGTTTTCGCTAACCAACTGTCTGGTTTTAAATCCAGTAGGTGCAACACTCGATCGTGAAAAAGGTTCGGAGGCTGCTTCTAGAATTACCGACGCTGCTATTAAAACTGATTTAGTGAATTCGGTTGTTTTAGTGGGGAGACCGATAGTATCCCTCTATAGTTTGGTTGCTGCAGATATTGCTAAAATCGAATCTGATAAATACTACATCAAATCTGATGTAGACCAGTGTGTGACAGATATCCAAGGGTTTAAAGGATTTCTCCTTGGATCTTTGGTGACCAATATCATATCTTGCCAAGACTTAAAAACAGATGGTTATATCACGGGAGATCCGTTCCCTACTTTCTAA
- a CDS encoding SH3 domain-containing protein — translation MLKYKIVLIFFLLPSVLLPCDPFAPKTLTPIDHSTKDKSFHEFKTKFQKILKTKDRKALEEIIDKDIYFSIGGGEGKKDFLKSFQLTDKPSSSNFWELMDEVVKLGFRQNKEGQMVAPYFFETFPNDYDPFTHYLIIGKNVNVREDASKDSKSITQLSYQIVRAEADDLDGRRLEKESNCNWKKICTPQGKPGYVCDRFLRSPLDYRAFFEKKKNNWYLTTFIVGD, via the coding sequence ATGCTAAAATACAAGATAGTTCTTATTTTTTTCCTCCTCCCATCTGTTCTATTGCCTTGTGATCCGTTTGCTCCCAAAACACTAACACCTATCGATCATTCGACGAAAGACAAAAGTTTTCATGAATTCAAAACCAAGTTTCAAAAAATTCTAAAAACAAAAGATCGAAAAGCCTTAGAAGAAATCATCGATAAAGACATTTACTTTTCGATTGGTGGAGGTGAAGGTAAAAAAGATTTTTTAAAATCATTCCAACTAACAGATAAGCCATCTTCATCTAACTTTTGGGAACTTATGGATGAGGTTGTCAAATTAGGATTTCGTCAGAACAAAGAAGGGCAGATGGTAGCCCCTTATTTTTTCGAAACCTTCCCTAACGATTACGATCCTTTCACTCATTATCTGATCATTGGTAAAAATGTAAATGTAAGAGAGGACGCATCCAAAGACTCAAAGTCCATCACACAACTAAGTTACCAAATCGTTAGAGCTGAAGCGGATGATTTGGATGGGCGGCGCCTTGAAAAAGAAAGTAACTGTAACTGGAAAAAGATTTGTACTCCGCAAGGGAAACCTGGATATGTTTGCGACCGATTCTTACGTAGTCCTCTCGACTACAGGGCTTTTTTTGAAAAAAAGAAAAACAACTGGTATCTAACGACTTTCATTGTGGGCGATTGA